The genome window CGCTCTCAATGTTCGCGGCGAAGGCACGCGAAAACGAAATCCCATTCCAGGGGAAAAAGCTGCGCGCCGCTTCAGGGAAAATGTTGGCGCTGTCCAGAAGATACTTTACAAGCCAGTCGAAGTTGCtggcggcctcctcgttTGACTCCGGGTTCTTCATGTGACAGCATTTCTTCAGTAGGTGAAATGCAAACAGGCTGAGCCTTAACGCTTCCTTCGCTTTCAACGGAACTGGCGTTAGTGATAGCGACTGACCCGCACTGGGCACATTTGCCTCACCCTGCGCCTTTctgttctgctgctgcgacggtggATCGATGCCGCATTCTACAATGGTGGCCACGGTAGAGACGATTTGCATCATGCAGGGCATACCGCTAGGGAGACACGGCTGAATGTTGTTCAACACTTCCTTGGCCATCTGTTTCACCTCGTACTCCGACAGCGTACCCTCACACCCGGGTTGCACTCCGGGCGGAAACAAAAGACTGATGGCCGGTGCCACATACGGATACCCAGGTATCACACGGATCTCCAGTGTGACGCGCCTGCTCGGGCGGATTTCGGATGCAAGTGGAACAAGCACTCGGTAGTGTGCCACGCTCTTGCCCGACACGCGGACATTCTCGTAAGTGTTGACAATAATATCGATTTCATCCTTTACTTCGTCATTCTCACCCGTATCGTAAGCTTGAACTAAGCTGCATGAGTGAAAgtcatttttctttttggtCATTAATTCTACTACTACTCTGTTGCTTTACGAGTTCAGTTGATGATGGTGTCCCTGTAGAAGATGAAAATACAAGAAAAGTTCCTGTGCCGATATATGCGTGTGAGCGCGATTTTTTCGCGTATACGCGTGCGTTGGTGAAGGAGAGATAGGACGCCAGGGCTTCGAGCGAGAGCAGCTTCATCGACAAAGCCGTTCTATGATGCACCgtacagagaaaaaaagtgCGGCCGAGGGGTACACACAGAAATAAAGCATGCGATACACAGCTTGTCTGGGATAGTACAATTCTGATAGAGGTAGTGTAGTGCGCAGTAATGAAGGTGTCTACATCCCAGTGCGCGTGGTGTGCCACAGAGTATATTGAAGCAGCGTGATACACTTCTCCCCAGGCATCCCTTAAATCAACTCTGCACTACCATTTTGAGCCAccacattttttttttcgcacGGGGGAAAAATGAGTGAAAAAAGTGCCACCGTTTCACAGCCACATGAGTTAGCAGTCCCGACAAGGAAaaagcggaggagggaagagaaaacaaaggggTGACCCCAACAACATCTTCTACCGTGGCTACTGCACGAACGCTACATGAGTAAGTGGAAGTTCATAGTTTGCGTTTTGTCACACGTGAGACACTGGAAGCAGTCACCTTGACCCACGCGACATCGACTGTTGTTCGAGCCATCAGCTCTTGGACAGGTAGCACTACGCGTTGCTGTCGCACTCGCTTCATGTCTTCCTGAGTTTTGAGAGCGTGACAGACGACGCACAGCGTCTGTAGGTTGTCTAGAGtcgcctcccctccaccacaTGCAACCGGAACTACATGATCAGCATGCCAGAAATTTCCAGGAATAGGATTCGAGACAATCCTCTCACAAAAAGTGGGGAATTGCAGTAGTTGCGGGTGCAGTCTCCCGATCGCAGCCACGCGCTCTCGCCGCCCCGTCACTGCTGCTACGGAGGTGCACAGTGTCTCACAATCGACGTGGCAGTGCGAACAAACACCTTTATCGACACCCGCAACACTGCGGCGCATTGCGCCACCAGACCGCCGGATAATAAACGACACCCTACACCTACCTGAACAGAAAAGCTCGGaatcgctgctggtggcacAGCAAATTGACCCAGGCACAAGGCTGTACACGCTTCTATCGAGCTGTGGGAGGCTTGCCGCGCAGCTCAGGCAGCCCGCCTCGTACTCATTGTTTGCAGCAGCGATGAGGGGACCAAAGTAATAGCACGCGGGAAAGTACAGTCGGCGCACCTTCCACCACACTCCCCATCCAACAGGTAGTGTCTTCGAATAGCGGTTGCGCCGTCGTGGATTGGAGACTGCCGCACAGTCGCTTTTCCACTGAAAGACAGGTGGCAGCCACGCCTGGCAGAGGACGAGTTGCCTCCGACAAAACGGTGAAAGACGAGTGACGGAGTCAAGGAAAGTGTCCAGCTGCTGCCATACTGGGTCCTGACGCTGCCGAGCGCACTGCTTTGCCTCATGCCACGAAAACGTGGTGTAAAAGCCGGTCGGTTCGCTTGCGCGCACGTGGATGCGGCCGGTGTTTTTGCTAACACAAAAGAGCAAAGGCTCCATCGTTGGCTGCACTGAGTCATGCCCCGGCGTATACGAAACAGGTTTCGGATGCCGTGTTGGGTGAGACACGTGGTCCATTTGTGAAAGCAAGAGGCTCGTTCCTCTAGATTCCTCAGCCTCAGAGAGGTTACTGCACAAGCGGGAAAAGAGATCAGCGTCAAACTGCGAATGGAGTCCTAGCAAATAGTATACAACCACCTCGTCGCGCTGCCCAGGTCGATGCAGACGATCCTCTGCCTGCCGCATCCACGCTGCGTCAGGGGGGAGCTCACAGAACACGGCGCACTGAGCGGGTGCTAGCGAAATACCCACGGCGCATGCCGTGATTCCGATTATCGCAATCCGGGCCTCTCCTCGGTGGAAAGCGTCTAGAAGATCTCCTCGCTGTTGCACCGGCACTCGCCCGTCAATGCGGACAGCGTGCTTGCGGTGGTCACGAGTCCACTGCACAAGCGCATCAATCAGTCCGATGTGGTGCGCCAGAAGCACAACCCGGTCGTacttgctgcagcagtgctcgACTGCTTCCGTGATGCCGCTCCAGTTTTCTTTCCAACTATTCGCGTAGCGTTCCTGATACGATGTGtccccgctgcggcgctccCTACTGTGCGGCAAAAGGCGATGTGCTACCCGCATCACAACTCTGCTTTTTCGTGGCAGCTCCAGCACATCTTCTTTGAGACGACGCAGCATACAGCAAGAGCGTAGCAGCGATGAAAGCtccatcctcctcgtcgacTCTCCAATCTGCAAGTAGGGAGAGAGTGTGAGTCGGCAGTACCGCATCGCAAACTCAAAGCGGGATTTTCCCAGTAGACTGGGGCGCAGCGTGTCGATCTGATTAAAAAGATCGAATGGGGTATCAGTGACTGGCGTTCCCGAAAGCAGGAGGCAGTGAGGCGTTCGTTTTCCGATAGCTACCACCACACGAGTATAGACTGCATCGACTCCGCTAATATTTGTGCGCAACAGATGGCTCTCATCGCACAGGAGACACTGCCAGCTGCGAGACCGCAACTGCTTCTCCAGCACCGTTGCCATGTGAAAGCTCACCAGCACCACCTTTGGCTGCACGTCAATACTGAGTGCATCATTTGCGCCGTGAATCAGGTGAATCTCATCGACAGACACCTGCTCATGCAGATACTGCTCGATCAGGTCTGCCCACATAAGCTTCACCGCCGAGGGACAGACAATGAGTAGTGGATAGGCCTCGAGTGCTGCCACAGTAGCCAATGCCTGCATCGTTTTACCAACACCCATGTCGTCCGCGAAGAGAatcctccctccccatcgCAGTGCTGTCCTCACGCCTTCTTCTTGATGGGCTTTCATAGTACGACGAAGAAGGTGTGGAATCCGATCGAGTACTGTTTCGGGCACGGTACGGCTGAGAATATCAGATACAGCTTCGCGCAGCCCAGGAGGCGGCGGGTTCACAAAGAACGGAAGCGCGGGATCTTGTGCGGATACGAGGAGCTCCTCCGTGAGCTGGTCCATCAACGCCGCCGGGCCCGTCAGAGCTGTCCTGCTGAATGCCAGCTGCTCGCGAAGTGCGAGGGAAAGGCTCACCATTACCTGCGCCACGTCGGCATCATGAAAGTTGAGGAAGTGCGTGTAAACAAGATCTTGTAGAAAGTCTATTtccacgaccaccaccttcATGGAACAGGTGAGTTCCAGCAATGGGGACGACATGAGCGGGACAAACGGCACCGCGACTGTTCGCCCACGaagggcggcggtgaaggCCGCGGCCACTTTTAGCACGTCAACGCACTCGTCGCACGCGCACGAGAACACGCAGCCAAAGCGCGACAGGCGAAATACGTAGGGATAGCCACATCGCAAACAGGTTTCGATAGGCAACAGAGCCTCCATCCTCTCGGCATTTTCTCGTTTTACGACTTTTCTCGCATCATTTTAGTACACGAGAGAAGGGTACTACGCTACACAGCGAATGAGGAGAGAATAATTTTCGGAACAGAGAAGCAGGAAGTCTCAGTGTTAAAGAGAGCAAGTTCACCTCGTCGACGACCGAGATCGGCTGCAACGGAGGACTGTGCATATAGAATGTAGAGTACGCATGGGGAATCTTGACGCCAGGTGTACCCCATGAGCGACGCGGTGCAAGCCATCAGGGGCCCTAAGGAGTGGAGATGAGGGAGAGTAATAAGGTGCCGCTTTTCCTCAAAGACACTGCCTACCACTTTTCTATGTTTGCTGcgcttttttgtttcgtCGTAAGAGAGCACGAGGCAAATCAAAAAGGCATTTTtacgcaaaaaaaaaaatgactAAAAGGTCGAAAGCACTTGAGAAATCTGAGAGACACTGAGCAtagaagaagagagcagagagcATAACGGCATTCACTGCGTGGCAAACAAAAAGATGAACGCAAAAAGTGCAAACGAAAAGACATGATatagagggggagagaactTATAGAAAGGAAGATGGCGTGCTGCCCGTCTCTAGGCATGGCTCTGCTGAGGGCCGAAGAGCATATCAACTACCTGCTGCATTTCTGGGTCTTCATCAAGATTCAGCGGACCTTGCGCCGAGAATGTGGCGTAGTCCTGGGGAGTGCGTTGCATGCTGGTCGCTGtcttctgctcctctgccCCGGCGTTTGCCTTGCTCAGGGACTCCTGCAGCTCCCTCCAAGCGCGCTCACGAACATTACTGTGGATGTCTTCGGTGGTGCCTACCTTGCCATCGCGGATGTAAATGACCCGGTGGGCGTACTGCTTCATGTACACATCATgggtcaccatcaccatcgtGAGGCCGCGTTCACGGTTCAGCCGCAGAAGAATGTTCATGATGATGTGCGTGTTCTTTGTGTCCAGGTCGCCTGTGGGCTCATCAAGAAACAAGATCTCTGGTTCATTGGCAAGGGCTCGAGCAATCGTCACGCGCTGCTGTTCACCACCTGAGAGCATCGATGGAAAATGGTGCAACCTGTGCCCCAGGCCAACCTCATGGAGGAGTGTCGTGGCACGCTTCTTGATGGCGGACGCTGGTAGCGAA of Leishmania braziliensis MHOM/BR/75/M2904 complete genome, chromosome 19 contains these proteins:
- a CDS encoding SNF2/RAD54 related DNA helicase, giving the protein MEALLPIETCLRCGYPYVFRLSRFGCVFSCACDECVDVLKVAAAFTAALRGRTVAVPFVPLMSSPLLELTCSMKVVVVEIDFLQDLVYTHFLNFHDADVAQVMVSLSLALREQLAFSRTALTGPAALMDQLTEELLVSAQDPALPFFVNPPPPGLREAVSDILSRTVPETVLDRIPHLLRRTMKAHQEEGVRTALRWGGRILFADDMGVGKTMQALATVAALEAYPLLIVCPSAVKLMWADLIEQYLHEQVSVDEIHLIHGANDALSIDVQPKVVLVSFHMATVLEKQLRSRSWQCLLCDESHLLRTNISGVDAVYTRVVVAIGKRTPHCLLLSGTPVTDTPFDLFNQIDTLRPSLLGKSRFEFAMRYCRLTLSPYLQIGESTRRMELSSLLRSCCMLRRLKEDVLELPRKSRVVMRVAHRLLPHSRERRSGDTSYQERYANSWKENWSGITEAVEHCCSKYDRVVLLAHHIGLIDALVQWTRDHRKHAVRIDGRVPVQQRGDLLDAFHRGEARIAIIGITACAVGISLAPAQCAVFCELPPDAAWMRQAEDRLHRPGQRDEVVVYYLLGLHSQFDADLFSRLCSNLSEAEESRGTSLLLSQMDHVSHPTRHPKPVSYTPGHDSVQPTMEPLLFCVSKNTGRIHVRASEPTGFYTTFSWHEAKQCARQRQDPVWQQLDTFLDSVTRLSPFCRRQLVLCQAWLPPVFQWKSDCAAVSNPRRRNRYSKTLPVGWGVWWKVRRLYFPACYYFGPLIAAANNEYEAGCLSCAASLPQLDRSVYSLVPGSICCATSSDSELFCSGRCRVSFIIRRSGGAMRRSVAGVDKGVCSHCHVDCETLCTSVAAVTGRRERVAAIGRLHPQLLQFPTFCERIVSNPIPGNFWHADHVVPVACGGGEATLDNLQTLCVVCHALKTQEDMKRVRQQRVVLPVQELMARTTVDVAWVKVTASSVSRVTKRKL
- a CDS encoding ABC transporter, producing the protein MNPIISCDNIHKTYLLGVEGVPALRGADVDVYPGELLVVYGTSGGGKSTLLNVLGTIDTPTKGNMFLFGKRVTDQTADSELAALRCKRIGFVFQSFNLISSMDALDNVSLPMMIKGSLPASAIKKRATTLLHEVGLGHRLHHFPSMLSGGEQQRVTIARALANEPEILFLDEPTGDLDTKNTHIIMNILLRLNRERGLTMVMVTHDVYMKQYAHRVIYIRDGKVGTTEDIHSNVRERAWRELQESLSKANAGAEEQKTATSMQRTPQDYATFSAQGPLNLDEDPEMQQVVDMLFGPQQSHA